CGGCTGCTGCGCCGACAGCAGCCGGTCCAGGCGCAGGTAGCCGCCGTAGGTCAGGCGGCCTTCCAGGTCGGTGTGGATGCCGGCTTCGAGCGGGCGCTGGTTCTGTTCGACGGGCATGGGCGGCGTGGGCGTTCCGGGCCGGCAAGGGTACCGCAGCGACGAATGTCACACATTGGTCAGCACCGGCTGACAAACTCCGGCACAATCGTCGGCGGCGCCTGGGGGGCGCCGTCACGTCATCTGCGTAAGAGCGGCAAACAAAACGACTGCGCAGCTACCAAGCGGGCGCGGACGGTGCTCGGAATCCTCATGTACCCACTCGTACACTGCGGTTCCTCCGCGCCGTCCGCACCCACCTGGCGACTGCTCGCTACGTTTCGTTAGCCACTCTTAAGTCCACGTCTTCAAGGATTGGGGAGATCTTGTTCATGCGAACCATGCTGCTTCGAGCTGCAGTGTTGTCGTGCGCGCTGGGTGGTGCCGGGTACGCCCAGGCCCAGGTGGTCATCAGCCAGGTCTATGGCGGTGGCGGCAACAGCGGCGCCACCTACAAGAGCGATTTCGTCGAATTGCACAACAACGGCAGCGAGGCGGTGAGCCTGGCCGGCTGGTCGGTGCAGTACGCCTCGGCCGCCGGCAGCAGCTGGCAGGTCACCCCGCTGAGCGGCAGCATCGCGCCGGGCGGCTATTACCTGGTCAAGCAGGCCGACGGCAGCGGCGGCAGCACCGCGCTGCCCACGCCCGACGCCACCGGCACCATCGCCATGAGCGGCACCGCCGGCAAGATCGCGCTGAGCAAGGCCAGCGCCGCGCTGAGCGGCGCCTGCCCGGCCGGCAACGCCGACTTCGTCGGCTACGGCAGCAGCGCCAGCTGCGCCGAAGGCAGCGCCCCGACCGCCGCGCCCAGCAACACCCTGGCGGTGCTGCGCGGCAACGGCGGCTGCACCGACAGCGACAACAACAACGCCGACTTCGCCACCGGTGCGCCGACCCCGCGCAACAGCGCCGCGCCGGTCAGCCTGTGCGGCGGCGGCAACCTGCCGGTGGCCAGCGTGGCCAACGTCAGCCGCGCCGAAGGCGACAGCGGCAGCACCGCGTTCGTGTTCACGGTGACGCTGAGCCAGCCGGCCGGCAGCGCCGGCGTCACCTTCGCCGCCGCCACCCGCGACGGCACCGCCACCGCCGGCAGCGACTACCAGGCGCTGGCCGCGACCCAGGTGACCATCCCGGCCGGCGAGAGCAGCGCCGAGGTGCGCGTGCTGGTCAACGGCGACACCAGCAACGAACCGGACGAAACCTTCTACCTCGACATCAGCGGGGTCAGCGGCGCGCTGCCGGCCACGCTGACCGCCAGCGGGGTGATCCTCAACGACGACTTCAACCTGGTGCCGATCCACAGCATCCAGGGCAGCGGCGCGCGCTCGCCGCTGGTCGGCCAGGTGGTCGCTACCAGCGGCATCGTCACCGCGCGGCGCAGCGCCGGCTTCTTCCTGCAGACGCCCGACGCCCAGGCCGATGCCGACCCGCTCACCTCCGAGGGCATCTACGTCTACACCGGCAGCGCGCCGCCGGCCGAGGCCGCGGTGGGCAACGCGGTGCGGGTGCAGGCCACGGTGGTCGAATACGTGCCCAGCACCGACCCCAGCCAGCCGCCGCTGACCGAACTGAGCTCGCCGACCGTGCTGCTGCAGTCCACCGGCAATCCGCTGCCGGCCGCGGTCGAGCTGACCACCCGCTTCCCCGACCCGAACGGCGCCTACGACCAGCTTGAGCGCCTGGAAGGCATGCGCGTCACCGTGTCCAGCCTGACCGTCAACACCCCGACCCTGGGCAACGTCAACGAGACCAACGCCAGCGCCACCAGCAACGGCGTGTTCCATGCCGTGGTCACCGGCCTGCCGCGCGCCTGGCGCACCGCCGGCGTGCAGCAGCCCGACGCACTGCCGGCCGGCTCGCCAAGCGATGTGCCGCGCTGGAACACCAGCCCGCAGGTGATCGCGGTCGGCAGCGCCGGCCTCGGCGGCGAGCGCATCGACGTGGCCGCCGGCTGCACCGTGCTCGGCGTCAGCGGCCCGCTGGACTACAGCTTCCGCCGCTACACGATCTACCCGGAAACCGCGCCCACCGTGCAGTGCAACGGCGCCGACCAGCCCAAGCCGGCCCCGGCGCCGCAGGCCGACGACGTCAACATCGCCACCTACAACATGGAGCGCTTCTTCGACGACCAGAACGATCCGGCGATCGGCGAACCGGTGCTGACCGCGGCCGCCTACCAGGCGCGCCTCAACAAGGCCTCGCTGGCGATCCGCAACTACCTCAACACCCCCGACATCCTCGGCACGGTGGAGATCGAGAACCTGAGCGTGCTGGAGACCCTTGCCGACCGCGTCAACCGCGATGCGGTGGCCGCCGGCCAGCCCGATCCGCAGTACGTCGCCTACCTGCAGGAAGGCAACGACGTGGGCGGCATCGACGTCGGCTTCCTGGTCAAGACCGCGCAGGTCGGCGCCGGCATCGCCCGCGTCGAGGTGGTCTCGGTGAGCCAGGAAGGCAAGGCCACCACCTGGACCGAGCCCAGCGGCACCGTCAGCCTGCTCAACGATCGCCCGCCGCTGCTGCTGAAGGCGGTGGTGCATTTCGCCGACGGCCGCGCGCTACCGCTGACCGTGGTCGAGGTGCACCAGCGTTCGCTCAACGGCGCCGAGACCGACGACGCCGGCGGCCAGCGCATCCGCGCCAAGCGCCAGGCGCAGGCGGTGTTCCTGGCCAACCTGCTGCAGGCGCGCCAGGCCGCCGATCCGAGCGAGCAGTTGCTGGTGATGGGCGACTTCAACGCCTTCGAGTTCAACGACGGCTATGTCGATGCGATGGGCACCATCACCGGCCTGCCGGCGGCGGACGCGCAGACCGTGGTGCCCGGCGACGGCGCCACCCTGGTCGATCCGGCGCTATACAACCTCACGCTACTGTCGACGCCGGACCAGAGCTACTCCTACGCCTACGACGGCAACGTGCAGTCGCTGGACCACATCCTGGCCAACCGCGCGCTGATGCGATCGGTGCAGATCGCCGGCCTCAGCGAAGCCCACGCGCGGCTCAACGCCGACTTCCCGGCCGTGGCCCGCAACGACGCCAACTCGCCGGCGCGGTTGTCCGACCACGATCCGGCGGTGGTGCTGATCAAGCTCAAGCCGCTGGAGCGCGCCGACCTGAGCCTGCGCGTGAGCGCCGCCAACGCGTCGGTCTATGCCGGCGACACCATCCGCTACAGCGTGGACCTGGCCAACGCCGGTCCGGACGCGGCGCGCGCCGCCGCGGTCGCCTTCGCCCTGGACGCGGCGGTGGCCCCGAGCGTGACCGCCGCCCCGGGCTGGGACTGCGCCGCGCCAGAGGTGGCCGCGCAGACCGTGGTCACCTGCAGCACCGCACAGTTCGCCGCCGGCACCACGCCGCGCTTCGAGGTGGCGGTGCCGGCCGGCGCCGCCCTGGTCGGGCGCAGCCTGAGCCTGGCCGCGTCGGTGGCCTCGCAGACCGAGGACCCCAACCCCGGCGACAACGGCGGCAGCACCACGGTGGCGGTGCAGGCGCGTCCAGCCGGCGACCTGGCGGTGTCGATCGACGGCCCGGCCACCCTGCCGTTCCTGGCGTTCTTCGCCGACTACCGCATCGACGTGCGCAACCACGGCAATGCGCCGGTGCAGGGCGCCAGCCTGGAGATCGACGGCAGCACCCTGTCGGCGCTCACCGCGCTGGTGCCGCCGCGCGGCTGGCAGTGCGTGCGGCAGAACCACGGCCTGCGCAGCGCGCGCTTCCAGTGCCGCAGCGGCGCCGACCTGGCGCCCGGTGCCAGCGCCGCGTTCCGCCTGAGCCTGGCGACGCGGCCGCTGCCGGCCGACCGCCAGATCGTGATTGGCGCCAGCGCCGGCTCGACCTCGGCCGACGCCGATCCCAGCGACAACAGCGCGCGCTTCAGCACGCGCGTAGAGGGGCTGCGCCTGTTCGGTCGCTGATCGCGGCAAGCGGTGCAAGTGCAAGGGCGTGGCCGCGAGGCCACGCCCTTTTGCTTGGGCCAACGCCACCCCGGCGCTGATCACGTGCTGCCGGCAGCGCGCTCGCGTAGGAGCGGCTTCAGCCGCGACCGGCCTTCCCTAGAAATCCCGTCGCGGCTGAAGCCGCTCCTTGTATCTGGACATGTCGCCCCTAAACAGGCGTCATGTCTTCCGACTGATCATCGGAGGAGGTGTGGGAGGTCCAGTCGCTCCTAAAGCTTCGAGCTTGCATCGTAGATCGGCTCCGCCCTCCACATGCTGGCTCTTGTGTGTCCGAACGGTATCCAGAGTCCGCCCCCGGGCGTGAACTCGCATCGACAAGGCAGGACCGGGCTCAGCGCCGATCATGACCCTGACACGATGGAGGAATCGCGTATGTCTCCCGTCATCGGCATCGACGTCGCCAAACGCAGTTTCGATGTGGCCATCGATCTGACCAATGGCAAGCACCGTACCAAGGCCAAGTTGTCCAACGATGCCAAGGGCTTCCAGGCCCTGCAGGCATGGCTGCAGACGCATGCGCAGCCCGATAGTTGGATCGCCATGGAGGCCACCGGCACCTACCACCAGGCGCTGGCCGAGTTCCTCCACGCACAAGGCTATCGGGTGTGCGTGCTCAACCCGGCGCAGACGGCCGCGTACGCACGCAGCCAGCTCAGCCGGGTCAAGACTGATCGCAGCGATGCCAAGCTGATCGCCAGCTATGCCTTGCGTCACCGCGAACAGTTACGCCGTTGGCACCCTGATCCGCCGGCGCTCAAGCAGCTCAAAGCGCTGGTGCGCCGGCGCCAGGACCTGCAACAGATGCTGCAGATGGAGCGCAACCGGCTGGAGGTCGCTCCGGCCCAGGTAAAGGACTCGATCCAGGTCCATCTGGCCGATCTGCAACACCACATCGCCCAGATCGAGCAGGCCATCGATGACCATATCGACCAGGATCCGACCTTGCGTGGGCAGCGCGAGTTGCTGGTGAGCATCCAGGGGATTGCCGACACCAGCGCGGCCTTGATGCTGGCCGAACTTGGCGATGTGAGGCGCTTCGCCGATGCCTCGGCGGTGACCGCCTTCGCGGGCCTGAATCCGTGCCTGCAGCAGTCGGGCGAGCGCAAAGGCCACGTCTGCATCTCGCGCACCGGCTCGCCCCGCCTGCGCGCGGGCCTGTTCATGCCGGCCCTGGTGGCCATGACCCACAACCCGATCATCCGGACGCTGAAACAGCGACTGAGCGAACGCGGCAAAGCCGGCAAGCAGATCGTGTGCGCCGCCATGCGCAAGCTCCTGCACCTGGCCTACGGGGTTCTCAAGTCGGACACGGCGTTCGATCCGAAAAGGGGCCTTGCCTGCTAGGGGGTAAGACGGTATCTACGGGACAAGCTCCATGCGCGGCGCCAGCGCTGAGCGCTGCTCGGGGGCGCGCATGCACGCCTGCCTCCTGTCCGTTCCGAGGCGCCCGCGCGCTTGCATGCGCGCCACGACAACGGCGTTGCCACCGCCACCGGTGGACACCCACGCGCACATGAACGGCATGCATCGCACTGCAACATCGTCGATACCCAACGCCATCAATCGGCAACGCGAGAGGACCACGCTTTTCTTGTGCGATACGGCATCGCCGCGTGCTGCGGTGCACGACGGCTTTTGTGCACGGCTTCCTTAACATGCCGACTCATATCATTTGAAACTTGTTGTCGAGAGCGCCATCGCCATGCCCATCGCCGCCCAGTTCGAAATTGAGTTCCTGCAGTACCTCGACGCGGGCGGCCAGCCGGTCCGCGACGCGCTTCCGGCCGACTCGGCCAACCCGCAGACGCTGCTGGCGCTGTTCAAGCAGATGCTCTACGTGCGCACCTTCGACAGCAAGGCGGTGGCCCTGCAGCGCACCGGCAAGCTGGGCACCTACGCCTCCTGCCTGGGCCACGAGGCCACCCACATCGGCATCGGCGCGTCGATGCGCCGCGGCGACGTGCTGGCGCCCAGCTACCGCGAGTACGGCGCCATGTTCACGCGCGGCGTGCGCCCGCGCGAAGTGCTGCTGTACTGGGGCGGCGACGAGCGTGGCAACGATTTTCAGCGCGATTCCGACGCCGCCCGCGACTTCCCGATCTGCGTGCCGATCTCCACCCAGTGCCTGCACGCCGCCGGCGCCGCGCTGGCGTTCAAGCTGCGCGGCGAGCAGCAGGTGGCGGTGGCCACCTGCGGCGACGGCGGCTCGTCCAAGACCGACTTCTACGCCGCGCTCAACTCCGCCGGCGCCTACCAGTTGCCGCTGATCCTGTGCGTGATCAACAACGGCTGGGCGATCTCGGTGCCGCGCAACGCCCAGACCGGCGCGCAGACCCTGGCGCAGAAGGGCCTGGCCGGCGGCCTGCACTGCCTGCAGGTGGACGGCAACGACTTGATCGCGGTGCTGGAAGCCATGCGCCAGGCGCGCGAGCGCGCGCTGGCCGGCCAGGGCGGCACGGTGATCGAGTTCATGACCTACCGCCTGTCCGACCACACCACCGCCGACGACGCGCGCCGCTACCGCGACGATGCCGAGGTCAAGCAGGCCTGGGAACGCGAGCCGCTGCTGCGCCTGCGCGCCTGGCTGAGCGCGCAGGGCCTGTGGAGCGAGGACGAGGAAACGGCGTGGAAGCAGGAATGCGCGCGCCTGGCCGACATCGAGCTCAACGCCTACCTGGAAACCCCGGTGCAGCCCGTGGAAGCCATGTTCGATTACCTGTACGCCGACCCGCCGCCGGACCTGCTCGTGCAGCGCGCCGAGGCCATCGCCCTGGAGCAGCGCCATGGATGAGTTGAGCCCCCGCCTCGCCGACCACGCGGCCGCCTCTGCGGCCGGCACCGCCCACAGCGCGGCGACGTCGCGCGGAGACACCCCGATGACCAGCACGCCCATTACCTTGATCGAAGCGGTGACCCAGGCGCTGGCCTGGGAACTGCAGCACGACCCGTCGGTGCTGGTGCTGGGCGAGGACGTGGGCGTCAACGGCGGCGTGTTCCGCGCCACCGCCGGCCTGCAGCAGCGCTTCGGCGCCCAGCGCGTGCTCGATACCCCGCTGGACGAAACCACCATCGCCGGGCTCAGCGTCGGCCTCGCCGCGCAGGGCATGAAGCCGGTAGCCGAAGCGCAGTTCGACGGCTTCGTCTACCCGATGGTCGATCACCTGATCTGCCACGCTGCGCGCCTGCGCACCCGCACCCGCGGTCGCCTGCACTGCCCGCTGGTGCTGCGCGTGCCGTGGGGCGGCGGCATCCGCGCACCGGAACACCACAGCGAAGCCAACGAAGCCATCTTCACCAACGTGCCGGGCCTGCGCGTGGTGCTGCCGTCCTCGCCGCAGCGCGCCTACGGCCTGCTGCTGGCGGCGATCCGCGAGCCGGATCCGGTGATCTACATGGAGCCCAAGCGCATCTACCGGCAGTACAAGGAAGTGGTCGCCGACGACGGCGAGGCGTTGCCGCTGGACGTGTGCTTCGTGCTGCGCGACGGCACCGACGTGACCCTGGTCGCCTGGGGCGCGCAGGTCAAGGAAGCGCTGGAAGCGGCCGACCGGCTCGCCGCCGACGGCATCAGTGCCGAAGTCATCGACGTGGCCACGCTGCGCCCGCTGGATTTCGACACCATCGCCGAATCGGTGGCGCGCACCGGCCGCTGCGTGATCGTGCAGGAAGCCCCGCGCAGCGCCGGTTTCGGCGCCGAGATCGCCGCGCGCCTGGCCGAGCAGTCGATGTACGACCTGGTCGCGCCGGTGCAGCGCGTGACCGGCTACGACACCCACATCCCGCTGTTCCGGCTGGAAATGAAGTACCTGCCGAGCACCGACAAGATCGTCGCGGCAGCCAAGCGGGCGATGGCCGCGGGTTGATATGCAGGCACGTCTGATCAGCGATTACCGCGCCGCCTATCCGCATCCGATCCGCATCGCCGCCGGCGAGCGGATCGCGCTGGGCGTGCGCGACGAAGAGTGGCCCGCGTTCGTCTGGATCACCAATGCCGCCGGCAGCGCCGGCTGGGCGCCGCTAGCGTGGCTGCAGCCGACCGGCGACG
This genomic stretch from Xanthomonas sacchari harbors:
- a CDS encoding alpha-ketoacid dehydrogenase subunit beta, encoding MDELSPRLADHAAASAAGTAHSAATSRGDTPMTSTPITLIEAVTQALAWELQHDPSVLVLGEDVGVNGGVFRATAGLQQRFGAQRVLDTPLDETTIAGLSVGLAAQGMKPVAEAQFDGFVYPMVDHLICHAARLRTRTRGRLHCPLVLRVPWGGGIRAPEHHSEANEAIFTNVPGLRVVLPSSPQRAYGLLLAAIREPDPVIYMEPKRIYRQYKEVVADDGEALPLDVCFVLRDGTDVTLVAWGAQVKEALEAADRLAADGISAEVIDVATLRPLDFDTIAESVARTGRCVIVQEAPRSAGFGAEIAARLAEQSMYDLVAPVQRVTGYDTHIPLFRLEMKYLPSTDKIVAAAKRAMAAG
- a CDS encoding lamin tail domain-containing protein, with product MRTMLLRAAVLSCALGGAGYAQAQVVISQVYGGGGNSGATYKSDFVELHNNGSEAVSLAGWSVQYASAAGSSWQVTPLSGSIAPGGYYLVKQADGSGGSTALPTPDATGTIAMSGTAGKIALSKASAALSGACPAGNADFVGYGSSASCAEGSAPTAAPSNTLAVLRGNGGCTDSDNNNADFATGAPTPRNSAAPVSLCGGGNLPVASVANVSRAEGDSGSTAFVFTVTLSQPAGSAGVTFAAATRDGTATAGSDYQALAATQVTIPAGESSAEVRVLVNGDTSNEPDETFYLDISGVSGALPATLTASGVILNDDFNLVPIHSIQGSGARSPLVGQVVATSGIVTARRSAGFFLQTPDAQADADPLTSEGIYVYTGSAPPAEAAVGNAVRVQATVVEYVPSTDPSQPPLTELSSPTVLLQSTGNPLPAAVELTTRFPDPNGAYDQLERLEGMRVTVSSLTVNTPTLGNVNETNASATSNGVFHAVVTGLPRAWRTAGVQQPDALPAGSPSDVPRWNTSPQVIAVGSAGLGGERIDVAAGCTVLGVSGPLDYSFRRYTIYPETAPTVQCNGADQPKPAPAPQADDVNIATYNMERFFDDQNDPAIGEPVLTAAAYQARLNKASLAIRNYLNTPDILGTVEIENLSVLETLADRVNRDAVAAGQPDPQYVAYLQEGNDVGGIDVGFLVKTAQVGAGIARVEVVSVSQEGKATTWTEPSGTVSLLNDRPPLLLKAVVHFADGRALPLTVVEVHQRSLNGAETDDAGGQRIRAKRQAQAVFLANLLQARQAADPSEQLLVMGDFNAFEFNDGYVDAMGTITGLPAADAQTVVPGDGATLVDPALYNLTLLSTPDQSYSYAYDGNVQSLDHILANRALMRSVQIAGLSEAHARLNADFPAVARNDANSPARLSDHDPAVVLIKLKPLERADLSLRVSAANASVYAGDTIRYSVDLANAGPDAARAAAVAFALDAAVAPSVTAAPGWDCAAPEVAAQTVVTCSTAQFAAGTTPRFEVAVPAGAALVGRSLSLAASVASQTEDPNPGDNGGSTTVAVQARPAGDLAVSIDGPATLPFLAFFADYRIDVRNHGNAPVQGASLEIDGSTLSALTALVPPRGWQCVRQNHGLRSARFQCRSGADLAPGASAAFRLSLATRPLPADRQIVIGASAGSTSADADPSDNSARFSTRVEGLRLFGR
- a CDS encoding SH3 domain-containing protein, with the protein product MQARLISDYRAAYPHPIRIAAGERIALGVRDEEWPAFVWITNAAGSAGWAPLAWLQPTGDGHAVALRDYDARELDAAQGDTVVLHHEYGDWWWAERADGTQGWLPARDLELLEETT
- the pdhA gene encoding pyruvate dehydrogenase (acetyl-transferring) E1 component subunit alpha; amino-acid sequence: MPIAAQFEIEFLQYLDAGGQPVRDALPADSANPQTLLALFKQMLYVRTFDSKAVALQRTGKLGTYASCLGHEATHIGIGASMRRGDVLAPSYREYGAMFTRGVRPREVLLYWGGDERGNDFQRDSDAARDFPICVPISTQCLHAAGAALAFKLRGEQQVAVATCGDGGSSKTDFYAALNSAGAYQLPLILCVINNGWAISVPRNAQTGAQTLAQKGLAGGLHCLQVDGNDLIAVLEAMRQARERALAGQGGTVIEFMTYRLSDHTTADDARRYRDDAEVKQAWEREPLLRLRAWLSAQGLWSEDEETAWKQECARLADIELNAYLETPVQPVEAMFDYLYADPPPDLLVQRAEAIALEQRHG
- a CDS encoding IS110 family transposase, whose amino-acid sequence is MSPVIGIDVAKRSFDVAIDLTNGKHRTKAKLSNDAKGFQALQAWLQTHAQPDSWIAMEATGTYHQALAEFLHAQGYRVCVLNPAQTAAYARSQLSRVKTDRSDAKLIASYALRHREQLRRWHPDPPALKQLKALVRRRQDLQQMLQMERNRLEVAPAQVKDSIQVHLADLQHHIAQIEQAIDDHIDQDPTLRGQRELLVSIQGIADTSAALMLAELGDVRRFADASAVTAFAGLNPCLQQSGERKGHVCISRTGSPRLRAGLFMPALVAMTHNPIIRTLKQRLSERGKAGKQIVCAAMRKLLHLAYGVLKSDTAFDPKRGLAC